One Huiozyma naganishii CBS 8797 chromosome 5, complete genome DNA segment encodes these proteins:
- the PMR1 gene encoding Ca(2+)/Mn(2+)-transporting P-type ATPase PMR1 (similar to Saccharomyces cerevisiae PMR1 (YGL167C); ancestral locus Anc_8.112): MADNPFNSYHSKEGEFRAEDPILQQEEEFLNAEAAVEALSKPNASLEFCTLSVAETLSQLETDPVNGLQSAEDLANRGARYGKNEVVAEEDGPLWKKFLSNFVEDKLILLLIGSAFISAVMGNFDDAVSITLAIFIVVSVGFVQEYKSEKSLEALNKLVPAECHLVRFGKESHTLASGLVPGDLIHFRIGDRIPADLRIIDSVDLSIDESSLTGENEPVHKSTKLIKPETFSDGIVPISDRTCIAYMGTLVKEGHGKGIVVGTGSNTSFGAVFEMMSNIEKPKTPLQHSMDKLGKDLSLCSFLVIGLICLVGVIQGRPWIEMFQISVSLAVAAIPEGLPIIVTVTLALGVLRMAKRKAIVRRLPSVETLGCVNVICSDKTGTLTSNHMTVAKIWCLGSMSNKLNVLNLEKTKSGSLKNYLTEDVKATLKVGNLCNNASFSEEHAKYLGNPTDIALLEQLPKFGMQDIRSSLKKIQELSFNSKRKFMAANMSDAEGKCTIYVKGAFEKVLKKSSHFLNEKGKPEKLTEAYRNTINECANALASDGLRVLAFAKATLNDSMKSKKLEEESVENLTFCGLIGMNDPPRPTVKPAIEQLLQGGVHVIMITGDSVNTAVNIARQIGIPVIDPKLSVLSGDKLNEMTDDQLANVIDHVNIFARATPEHKLNIVRALRKRGDIVAMTGDGVNDAPALKLADIGVSMGRMGTDVAKEASDMVLTDDDFSTILTAIEEGKGIFSNIQNFLTFQLSTSVAALSLVALSTTLNLPNPLNAMQILWINILMDGPPAQSLGVEPVDHEVMKKPPRSRSEKILTHEVLKRLIGTAACIILGTIYVFVKEMAEDGKVTARDTTMTFTCFVFFDMFNALACRHSTKSIFEIGFFTNKMFNLAVGLSLVGQMCAIYIPFFQSVFKTERLSLGDLIFLLCVSSTVFIVDELRKYFFKKKMEDEPLYYSNV, from the coding sequence atggcGGATAATCCCTTCAATAGCTATCATAGTAAGGAAGGTGAGTTCCGTGCAGAAGACCCGATTCTGCAAcaggaggaagagtttTTGAACGCTGAAGCTGCCGTAGAGGCACTTTCTAAACCAAACGCGTCCCTCGAATTTTGCACGTTGTCCGTTGCTGAGACGTTATCACAGTTAGAAACAGATCCAGTTAATGGGTTGCAGTCCGCGGAGGACCTTGCCAATAGAGGCGCTCGATATGGAAAGAACGAGGTTGTCGCTGAGGAGGACGGTCCGTTgtggaagaaatttttgTCCAATTTTGTAGAGGATAAACTAATCCTTTTGTTAATTGGGTCTGCCTTTATTTCCGCCGTTATGGGGAACTTCGATGATGCTGTGAGTATCACGTTGGCCATTTTCATCGTCGTTTCTGTCGgttttgttcaagaatatAAGTCCGAGAAGTCTTTGGAAGCTTTAAATAAATTGGTGCCAGCAGAGTGCCATTTAGTTAGATTTGGGAAAGAGTCTCATACATTAGCATCTGGCCTTGTGCCGGGGGACTTGATACATTTCAGAATAGGTGATCGGATACCCGCAGATCTAAGAATTATTGACTCTGTCGATCTCTCCATTGACGAGAGTTCCCTGACAGGGGAAAATGAACCAGTCCACAAGTCCACCAAGCTGATCAAACCTGAAACATTTTCAGATGGTATTGTGCCAATATCGGACAGAACATGTATTGCTTATATGGGTACCCTAGTCAAGGAGGGTCATGGTAAAGGTATTGTTGTTGGAACAGGGAGCAACACTTCGTTTGGTGCTGTCTTTGAGATGATGAGCAATATTGAAAAGCCAAAGACCCCGCTACAACATTCCATGGATAAATTGGGGAAGGACTTGTCTCTGTGTAGTTTTTTGGTTATCGGTCTCATTTGTTTGGTTGGTGTTATCCAAGGCAGACCATGGATTGAAATGTTCCAGATATCCGTCTCTTTGGCTGTGGCAGCTATTCCAGAAGGTTTACCCATCATTGTTACCGTAACTCTGGCACTTGGTGTTCTGAGAATGGCAAAGCGTAAGGCTATTGTCAGAAGATTACCCAGTGTCGAGACTTTGGGTTGTGTGAATGTTATTTGCTCCGATAAAACTGGTACTTTGACGTCTAACCACATGACTGTGGCAAAGATATGGTGTCTTGGCAGCATGTCTAATAAATTGAACgttttgaatttggaaaaaacTAAAAGTGGTAGCTTAAAGAACTACTTGACGGAAGATGTTAAGGCAACGCTGAAGGTTGGTAACTTGTGTAATAACGCATCATTTTCCGAGGAACATGCAAAATACTTGGGTAACCCTACCGATATTGCacttttggaacagttaCCCAAGTTTGGCATGCAAGATATTAGAAGCTCGCTTAAAAAGATTCAAGAACTTTCTTTCAACTCAAAGCGGAAGTTCATGGCTGCTAATATGTCAGACGCGGAAGGAAAATGTACAATATATGTCAAGGGtgcttttgaaaaggtGTTGAAAAAATCGTCACATTTCCTTAATGAAAAGGGAAAGCCAGAAAAACTAACGGAAGCTTATAGGAACACTATCAATGAATGTGCTAATGCGTTGGCATCAGATGGTTTACGTGTTTTAGCTTTTGCTAAGGCTACATTGAATGACTCTATGAAAAGCAAGAAGTTAGAAGAAGAGTCTGTTGAGAACCTGACTTTCTGTGGGTTAATTGGTATGAATGACCCCCCAAGACCGACTGTTAAACCTGCTATCGAACAGCTACTACAAGGTGGCGTTCATGTAATCATGATTACCGGTGATTCTGTCAATACAGCAGTCAACATTGCCAGGCAAATCGGTATTCCTGTGATCGACCCGAAACTATCTGTTTTATCTGGTGATAAGCTGAACGAAATGACTGATGATCAATTGGCAAATGTTATCGATCACGTTAATATATTTGCGCGTGCTACACCTGAACATAAACTAAACATTGTCCGCGCTTTGAGAAAAAGAGGCGACATTGTCGCCATGACCGGGGATGGTGTTAACGATGCGCCTGCACTAAAATTGGCTGATATCGGTGTTTCTATGGGAAGAATGGGTACAGATGTGGCGAAAGAAGCATCTGACATGGTTTTGACTGATGATGATTTCAGCACCATTTTGACTGCTATCGAGGAAGGCAAAGGTATCTTCAGCAACATTCAAAACTTTTTGACCTTCCAATTGTCTACATCTGTTGCGGCTCTGTCGTTGGTTGCCTTATCCACCACATTGAACTTACCTAATCCATTAAATGCAATGCAAATTCTGTGGATCAATATTTTGATGGACGGGCCTCCAGCGCAGTCGTTAGGTGTTGAACCTGTTGACCATGAAGTAATGAAGAAACCGCCTAGAAGTCGTTCGGAAAAAATTTTAACACATGAAGTGTTGAAGAGATTGATTGGAACAGCTGCATGCATTATTTTGGGTACCATTTACGTTTTTGTTAAGGAAATGGCCGAGGACGGGAAGGTCACCGCTAGAGACACTACCATGACCTTTACCTGTTTtgtcttctttgatatGTTCAATGCTTTGGCTTGCAGACACTCTACAAAATctatctttgaaattggttTTTTCACGAACAAAATGTTCAACCTTGCCGTGGGGCTTTCACTGGTGGGTCAGATGTGTGCGATTTATATCCCattcttccaaagtgtGTTCAAAACTGAGCGCTTGAGTCTAGGAGATCTGATTTTCTTATTGTGTGTCAGCAGTACTGTGTTTATTGTTGATGAGCTAAGAAAGTactttttcaagaagaaaatggagGATGAGCCACTTTACTATTCTAATGTTTGA
- the SUA5 gene encoding threonylcarbamoyladenylate synthase (similar to Saccharomyces cerevisiae SUA5 (YGL169W); ancestral locus Anc_8.111), with translation MLSSKLLRRLLSNMGDLFNTKILKVNPQSIHFSANSIFDGSLPQVSDPETEKALLEAAKIIRDTNDTVAFPTETVYGLGGSAMNDESVKNIYKAKNRPADNPLITHISSIDQLNRRIFNEWDLPTTSILQNVPKIYHPLIEKLWPGPLTILLPIPRTHDSLSQYTTAGQPTFALRIPSDPVARALIALSDTPIAAPSANASTRPSPTKASHVYHDLQGKIPLILDGGSCNVGVESTVVDGLCDPPMLLRPGGFTYEDILKLGGAAWQDCKVENKNNVALHEKVRTPGMKYKHYSPSATVLLLTPTKSKSKAGKLLSFQSIVHDEYAKQSESHSIKKIAILTTHFLDSIQPNDIQLPCETVILSLGTTGEDIQANLFSALRSVDEEDNVDLIFVEGICEEAEGLAVMNRLKKAAAGNCVPF, from the coding sequence ATGTTGAGTTCCAAGCTACTAAGAAGATTGCTATCAAACATGGGTGACCTGTTCAATACTAAGATACTTAAAGTAAATCCGCAATCTATACATTTCTCAGCAAACTCAATATTTGATGGATCACTACCACAGGTATCAGACCCTGAGACGGAAAAGGCATTATTGGAAGCGGCCAAGATCATACGAGATACCAATGACACTGTAGCATTTCCGACAGAGACAGTGTACGGTCTTGGTGGCTCGGCTATGAACGATGAGTCTGTTAAAAACATCTACAAGGCAAAGAACCGGCCGGCCGATAACCCACTGATAACACACATTTCTTCAATAGATCAACTGAACAGAAGGATATTTAACGAATGGGACCTGCCAACCACATCCATCTTACAGAATGTACCCAAAATATATCACCCACTGATCGAAAAATTATGGCCGGGTCCGTTAACCATTCTGCTTCCTATACCACGGACACACGATTCATTATCTCAATACACCACTGCAGGGCAGCCAACGTTTGCCCTTAGGATCCCTTCTGACCCTGTAGCCAGGGCACTGATTGCATTAAGTGACACGCCGATTGCAGCCCCATCTGCAAATGCATCGACGAGACCATCACCAACAAAAGCATCTCACGTTTACCACGATTTACAGGGGAAAATTCCTTTGATTCTTGACGGGGGTTCATGCAATGTTGGTGTAGAGAGCACCGTAGTCGACGGTCTGTGCGACCCACCTATGCTCTTAAGACCGGGCGGTTTCACATATGAGGATATCCTAAAATTAGGTGGGGCAGCTTGGCAAGATTGTAAAGTAGAGAATAAAAATAATGTAGCACTTCACGAGAAAGTGAGGACACCAGGCATGAAATATAAACATTATTCACCCAGTGCGACTGTGTTGCTCCTAACTCCAACGAAGTCAAAGTCAAAGGCAGGAAAGCTGCTGAGCTTTCAATCCATTGTTCATGACGAATATGCAAAACAGAGCGAGTCCCATAgtatcaaaaaaattgcaattttAACCACTCATTTCCTCGATAGCATACAACCAAATGATATTCAACTTCCTTGTGAAACCGTCATTTTAAGTCTTGGAACCACAGGCGAAGACATTCAAGCGAATCTGTTTTCTGCCTTGAGGAGCgtcgatgaagaagataaTGTCGATTTGATTTTTGTTGAGGGAATTTGTGAAGAAGCTGAAGGATTAGCAGTCATGAACAGGCTTAAAaaggctgctgctggaaATTGTGTTCCGTTTTAA
- the YIP5 gene encoding Yip5p (similar to Saccharomyces cerevisiae YIP5 (YGL161C); ancestral locus Anc_8.110) yields MAGNTRYTKIDDGLDGVDDFLDEPNPFEEVDVQGPDANKTVPDFVPTDHVDMLPPAYDATIQLESDTHANDTNNARDLPAGFLNYYSRYFQMSAETLRRRVLSTLKFNGSIFANEDNADISEREELYGAVWITTSVILIKFLFPSLIDMFFRQLILGENVGKEDSGSTLYGKLITSVWLFAIYTFCFPLVVGQAIKNRPAEAINQKMNNWVNLISCYGYNNLIWLVVFPVCDVLTQFKNLKLISLVQWAIVALGWVKSALFFSAHLKVGETTQALTSTGPLLVLVGGHAIFCILVLVLLK; encoded by the coding sequence ATGGCAGGTAACACTCGGTACACGAAGATTGATGACGGACTGGATGGGGTCGACGATTTTCTAGATGAACCCAATccctttgaagaagtggaTGTTCAAGGACCAGATGCAAACAAGACAGTTCCCGATTTTGTTCCGACCGACCACGTGGATATGCTACCACCTGCTTATGATGCCACGATACAGTTGGAGAGTGACACTCATGCGAATGATACAAATAACGCCCGTGACTTGCCTGCTGGATTTTTGAACTATTATTCGAGATATTTCCAAATGTCAGCTGAGACTCTACGAAGGAGAGTTctttccactttgaagttcaatGGTTCCATTTTCGCCAATGAGGACAATGCGGACATATCTGAAAGAGAAGAACTGTATGGTGCTGTATGGATAACGACAAGTGTAATCCTgataaaatttttgtttcccaGCTTGATCGACATGTTTTTCCGTCAATTGATTCTGGGTGAAAACGTTGGCAAAGAGGATAGCGGGAGTACCCTTTACGGTAAATTGATTACATCCGTATGGTTGTTTGCGATCTACACTTTCTGCTTCCCGCTAGTCGTGGGCCAAGCGATTAAAAATAGACCCGCGGAGGCGATAAACCAAAAGATGAACAACTGGGTGAACTTAATCTCCTGTTACGGTTACAACAATCTGATCTGGTTGGTTGTTTTCCCCGTTTGCGATGTGTTGACTCAGTTCAAGAATTTGAAACTAATTTCGTTGGTACAATGGGCTATTGTGGCACTCGGTTGGGTCAAATCggctctttttttttccgcACATTTAAAAGTTGGGGAAACTACGCAGGCGTTGACATCTACAGGCCCGTTACTTGTGTTGGTTGGGGGGCAtgcaattttttgtattctGGTGCTAGTGTTATTGAAATGA
- the SUT1 gene encoding Sut1p (similar to Saccharomyces cerevisiae SUT1 (YGL162W) and SUT2 (YPR009W); ancestral locus Anc_8.109), with amino-acid sequence MPFSIPVSNNNNDTLPPLLLPDLVHVQPVSLSNATDPLLNSWSNRLGAGSKSNAASVKGLMNSPSPPLKQSDLENLAHVATKNLRNSPVLEQLNNSVVPLKGISRAQKPHYMNPVGIASITPPPSEPPSNSITPLVVRAIVTQDFDDGNTRKKPGKKRFSFSPKKVAKIKKQEPKPLKTSKRQRNGPSCDQCRLKKIKCDAIIEVIAQNESILTLCNDKLHHVLTKQEFTDALPALQKLSIHASTWHDIKKNDCHLVKHLDKLIIFKSCTSCYKKQGRHETNYAVTTPDIECCIFSKGFTRSDINIFSKISSLSSNKTQIDEMTVTDYHNTGF; translated from the coding sequence ATGCCGTTCAGTATACCTGtgtccaacaacaacaacgataCTCTCccaccgctgctgctgcccGATCTCGTGCACGTGCAGCCGGTTTCCTTGTCTAACGCGACAGACCCTCTACTAAACAGCTGGAGCAATAGACTCGGTGCGGGTTCTAAGAGCAATGCCGCGAGTGTCAAGGGGTTGATGAACTCACCCTCACCACCATTGAAACAATCAGATCTGGAAAACTTGGCTCACGTGGCCACTAAAAATTTGAGAAATTCTCCAGTCTTGGAACAGTTGAATAACTCAGTAGTGCCTCTTAAGGGGATCTCTCGTGCTCAGAAACCACACTACATGAACCCAGTCGGTATAGCCTCAATCACCCCGCCTCCCAGTGAGCCACCAAGCAACTCGATAACTCCGCTTGTAGTTCGCGCTATAGTCACTCAGGATTTCGATGACGGAAATACGAGGAAAAAACcaggaaagaaaagattCTCGTTCTCACCTAAGAAAGTCGCCAAGATAAAGAAACAGGAACCAAAACCTTTGAAGACGTCGAAGAGACAACGGAACGGTCCAAGTTGTGACCAGTGcagattgaagaaaattaaATGTGATGCAATTATAGAGGTCATTGCACAGAACGAATCGATACTCACTCTGTGCAACGATAAACTACACCACGTACTGACCAAACAGGAGTTCACAGACGCTCTACCAGCCCTGCAGAAACTCAGCATACACGCAAGCACGTGGCACGATATTAAGAAGAACGATTGCCACCTCGTTAAACACTTGGACAAGttgatcatcttcaaaTCGTGTACCTCATGCTACAAGAAACAGGGGAGACACGAAACAAACTACGCCGTCACAACACCAGACATCGAATGCTGCATCTTTTCCAAGGGGTTCACGAGGTCAGACATCAATATCTTCTCCAAGATCTCGTCGCTTTCAAGCAATAAAACACAGATAGACGAAATGACAGTCACTGACTACCATAATACAGGGTTCTGA
- the KNAG0E03450 gene encoding uncharacterized protein: MLLRGERNNSYISKLYLSIYSPPYIYIYIYIGIPYCVCNLRMIRRQKRKQKNCSTTKTRTSSAQTGEFTGIRNRSECSPRRKHRRKPEEKTPITRGPKRPETVLRQHSCAVVLRFRCTLPTLLPLVAAAFSAAPDRPNRKNLKLPIVAVSPERNNRRGKTGKEKTRHSAGNVGPPAQSSPCSGRGGTWFGPLNSPFSPLSLSLSSTDLLASRPVEFVAGTGTESEVRPVA, encoded by the coding sequence ATGCTGCTACGGGGAGAACGAAACAACAGCTATATATCGAAACTCTACCTATCCATCTACTCTCCAccgtatatatatatatacatatatataggtATACCGTATTGCGTATGTAATCTACGAATGATCCGaagacaaaaaagaaagcaaaaaaactGCTCGACGACGAAAACGCGAACGAGCAGCGCCCAAACGGGCGAATTTACCGGAATTCGCAACCGTTCTGAGTGCAGTCCCCGCAGAAAACACCGCAGGAAGCCCGAGGAAAAAACCCCGATAACCCGTGGGCCAAAACGCCCCGAAACCGTGTTACGTCAACACTCCTGCGCCGTTGTTCTGCGGTTTCGCTGCACCCTGCCGACTCTGCTTCCCCTTGTGGCTGCGGCATTTTCTGCGGCGCCGGACAGGCCTAACCGGAAGAACCTCAAACTGCCTATTGTGGCGGTTTCTCCGGAAAGAAACAATAGAAGAGGCAAAACaggaaaggaaaaaactCGGCACAGCGCGGGAAACGTGGGCCCGCCGGCACAGAGCAGCCCGTGCAGCGGCCGCGGTGGGACCTGGTTCGGACCACTAAACTCCCCTTTCtctcctctctctctctctctctcttccaCGGACCTTCTCGCCTCGAGGCCGGTGGAGTTTGTAGCTGGGACCGGAACCGAGAGCGAAGTCCGCCCTGTTGCCTGA
- the RAD54 gene encoding DNA-dependent ATPase RAD54 (similar to Saccharomyces cerevisiae RAD54 (YGL163C); ancestral locus Anc_8.108): MAKSRYPDRPPNGIGFGDRPKLVPKPLNVEVAFSKLTKPFKVPYKVTKRGDSARAGAAGGLTLRRRSKTRSYAGMDLSAETPEVTDTEGRHPVRKDALSSKRLLLEPERLGNIEVTLRRSFTVPIKGYIQRHSLPLTLGTKKKVIPEPRPLHDPAGEFAIVLYDPSVDGDMLVEDETQKQTPSQSPPPAKVPAKISKNRGSPVPPDTPAEPPKKKYTHPRLLSNGVRNKTLQELLGMDDLNNIEKKFANVPVVIDPKLSKILRPHQVEGVKFLYRCVTGLAMKDFMDAEKLNTMKEPSQLPPQLEPEGKSPAKNSAKEPVAEVVPARRGAYGCIMADEMGLGKTLQCIALMWTLLRQGPQGKRLIDKCIIVCPSSLVNNWANELVKWLGPGTLSPLAIDGKKSSLVSGSSTVSEAVHAWAQAKGRNVVKPVLIISYETLRRNVDQLKNCNVGLMLADEGHRLKNGDSLTFTALDSINCPRRVILSGTPIQNDLSEYFALLNFSNPGLLGTRAEFRKNFELPILRGRDAGATDKEIKKSEGQLEKLSNVVSKFIIRRTNDILSKYLPCKYEHVIFVNLKPFQHHLYKELLESRSVKKTTNGEGGSQPLQAIGILKKLCNHPNLIEFEKEFGEDYPDKLQIPPNYNFPGSKSRDVQTEFSGKFSILQRFLHKIKTESDDKIVLISNYTQTLDLIERMCRYQHYGSVRLDGTMTINKRQNLVDRFNDPEGQEFIFLLSSKAGGCGINLIGANRLILMDPDWNPAADQQALARVWRDGQKKDCFIYRFITTGSIEEKIFQRQSMKMSLSSCVVDAKEDVERLFSANNLKQLFQFKENTICETHETYHCKRCDKNGRQRLRSNAMLYGDATTWNHLNHAGLEKTNDHLLRNEFHHNDISYAFQYISH; the protein is encoded by the coding sequence ATGGCGAAAAGTAGATACCCAGATAGACCGCCTAATGGGATAGGCTTTGGGGATAGGCCCAAGTTGGTCCCGAAGCCGCTGAATGTGGAAGTTGCCTTCAGTAAGCTCACGAAGCCGTTTAAAGTGCCGTACAAAGTAACGAAACGAGGCGATTCTGCGCgtgctggtgctgctggtggGTTGACGTTGCGGAGGAGGTCCAAGACTAGGTCGTATGCTGGGATGGATCTTTCAGCGGAAACTCCAGAGGTCACAGACACGGAGGGGAGACACCCGGTGAGAAAGGACGCCCTCAGCTCTAAGAGACTGCTGTTGGAGCCGGAGAGACTAGGTAATATAGAGGTCACGTTGAGGCGATCGTTCACGGTGCCCATAAAGGGTTACATACAGAGACATAGCTTACCACTGACTTTGGGGACTAAGAAAAAAGTTATTCCGGAACCAAGACCACTGCATGATCCGGCAGGCGAGTTTGCTATAGTACTGTACGACCCGTCAGTAGACGGAGATATGTTAGTGGAAGATGAAACGCAGAAGCAAACCCCGTCTCAGTCACCGCCACCGGCAAAGGTGCCAGCAAAGATCTCGAAGAATCGGGGGTCTCCAGTGCCACCAGATACACCGGCAGAACCGCCTAAGAAAAAATACACACATCCAAGACTGCTCTCGAATGGTGTCAGAAACAAAACGTTGCAGGAACTTCTGGGGATGGACGACTTGAACAACattgaaaagaagttcGCTAACGTCCCCGTGGTAATCGACCCGAAATTGTCCAAGATATTGAGACCGCATCAAGTGGAAGGTGTCAAGTTCTTGTACAGGTGTGTGACAGGCCTTGCAATGAAGGACTTCATGGACGCTGAAAAGTTAAACACAATGAAGGAGCCGTCCCAATTGCCGCCACAGCTGGAACCAGAGGGTAAAAGCCCAGCTAAGAACTCAGCTAAGGAACCAGTGGCAGAGGTGGTACCGGCCAGGAGAGGCGCATATGGGTGCATTATGGCTGATGAAATGGGACTCGGGAAGACGCTTCAATGTATTGCCCTGATGTGGACTCTTCTGAGACAGGGTCCGCAAGGTAAACGGCTCATCGATAAGTGCATAATTGTTTGTCCATCATCGCTGGTAAACAACTGGGCCAACGAGTTGGTTAAATGGCTAGGACCGGGGACATTATCACCACTGGCCATCGATGGGAAGAAATCTTCTCTCGTGTCAGGCAGCTCCACGGTTTCAGAGGCAGTGCACGCTTGGGCGCAGGCGAAGGGGAGGAACGTCGTGAAACCCGTGCTTATCATATCGTACGAGACACTGCGTAGGAATGTCGACCAATTAAAGAACTGTAACGTAGGGCTAATGCTGGCAGATGAGGGCCATAGATTGAAGAACGGTGACTCACTCACGTTTACGGCACTGGATAGTATCAACTGTCCCAGAAGAGTGATCCTATCCGGTACACCTATCCAAAACGATCTTTCTGAATACTTTGCGTTGTTAAACTTCTCAAACCCAGGGTTACTAGGAACAAGGGCAGAATTTAGGAAGAATTTTGAATTGCCCATCTTAAGAGGACGAGACGCAGGAGCGACAGATaaagaaatcaaaaaaagtgaGGGCCAATTGGAGAAACTATCCAACGTGGTGTCCAAGTTCATCATCAGAAGAACTAACGATATTTTGTCAAAGTATCTGCCTTGCAAGTATGAGCACGTCATTTTCGTTAACTTAAAACCCTTCCAGCACCATCTTTACAAGGAACTGCTGGAATCAAGATCCgtgaaaaaaacaacaaatggCGAAGGTGGCTCACAACCTTTACAGGCAATCGGTATACTGAAGAAATTATGCAACCATCCGAACCTGATAGAATTTGAGAAGGAATTTGGGGAGGATTACCCAGATAAACTACAAATTCCGCCCAATTACAACTTCCCCGGGAGCAAGTCGAGAGACGTGCAAACGGAGTTCTCTGGGAAGTTTTCCATCTTGCAGCGCTTTCTACACAAAATCAAAACCGAATCGGATGACAAAATTGTTTTGATTTCCAACTATACCCAGACGTTGGACTTGATTGAGCGGATGTGCAGGTATCAACATTACGGTTCTGTAAGATTGGATGGGACCATGACCATCAACAAGAGACAGAATCTAGTAGACAGATTCAATGATCCTGAGGGACAAGAGTTCATTTTCCTACTGAGCTCCAAAGCCGGTGGGTGTGGTATCAACTTGATTGGTGCAAACAGACTAATCTTGATGGATCCTGATTGGAATCCTGCTGCCGACCAACAGGCGTTGGCAAGAGTATGGAGAGATGGTCAGAAGAAAGATTGTTTCATTTACAGGTTCATTACAACGGGAAGTATTGAAgagaaaatatttcaaagaCAGTCAATGAAAATGAGTTTAAGTTCGTGTGTTGTCGATGCAAAGGAGGACGTGGAGAGACTTTTCAGCGCGAATAACTTAAAACAGcttttccagttcaaagAGAACACAATTTGCGAGACGCACGAGACGTACCATTGCAAGCGCTGTGACAAAAACGGTAGGCAAAGGTTGCGCTCCAATGCAATGCTATACGGTGACGCTACTACTTGGAACCACTTGAACCACGCTGGACTAGAAAAGACGAACGACCATTTATTGCGTAATGAATTCCATCATAACGATATTAGTTACGCATTCCAGTACATCTCACATTGA
- the YRB30 gene encoding Yrb30p (similar to Saccharomyces cerevisiae YRB30 (YGL164C); ancestral locus Anc_8.107), giving the protein MRKKGNRMLTIVLTSYRNRVSTMDEFFAKAGSQVVSFAIKSGISLASSYAIKRISNFVVQIPHEDAWKIDVLRAKLEDRIDIISNSIDLVRLVAARGNTNLQSTLKLTKSLKEDIDTFDERIEELLEGVTGTTDTKRQGKAIKDVEGYINDLLKRIEEITPFINLSLTTSGANLSSALSKQISPGLLLQASNHVIKSNELFSLQDAAAERVQVGPVFEVTLFSIFYNANSENRVIWKEDMKKAHVTVERLKGGIEVFDYFLNIKQSFDDERYHNTEDGEEEPLELSVPIGSILKIFFSVSGKLLKLEESDQPVLVLKTSDDSIDGKGSVKSNISSTPAKWYAFGAYEKTEVPTSSDDEEEDEDEDEEEEEEEEEEKEKKKKQLETNP; this is encoded by the coding sequence atgagaaaaaaaggaaaccGAATGTTAACGATAGTTCTTACTTCATACAGAAACAGAGTAAGTACAATGGACGAGTTCTTTGCGAAAGCCGGTTCCCAAGTGGTGTCATTTGCTATCAAGTCTGGTATATCACTAGCCTCCTCGTATGCTATCAAAAGGATAAGTAATTTTGTTGTGCAGATCCCGCACGAAGATGCGTGGAAGATAGATGTTCTGCGGGCAAAACTGGAAGACCGAATAGACATCATATCGAATTCTATTGATTTGGTCCGATTGGTTGCTGCGAGGGGGAACACAAACCTACAGAGTACATTGAAATTAACCAAGAGCCTCAAGGAAGATATCGATACGTTTGATGAGAGGATCGAAGAGTTGCTCGAAGGCGTGACGGGCACGACTGACACTAAACGACAAGGAAAGGCGATCAAAGATGTCGAGGGGTATATAAACGATTTGCTGAAAAGGATCGAGGAGATAACTCCCTTTATCAATTTGTCGCTGACGACATCTGGTGCAAATTTAAGTTCCGCCCTGTCGAAACAGATATCTCCTGGCCTTCTTTTGCAAGCTTCCAACCACGTTATCAAGAGTAACGAACTTTTCAGCTTGCAGGACGCGGCAGCCGAGAGAGTACAAGTTGGCCCCGTGTTTGAAGTGACCCTCTTCAGCATCTTCTACAATGCCAATTCTGAGAACCGAGTCATTTGGAAGGAAGATATGAAGAAGGCGCACGTTACCGTTGAGAGACTAAAGGGTGGTATAGAGGTCTTTGATTACTTTTTAAACATCAAACAAAGTTTTGACGATGAAAGGTACCATAACACTGAAGatggtgaagaagaaccctTGGAGCTTTCTGTCCCGATCGGCTCGATACTGAAGATTTTCTTCAGTGTGTCTGGGAAATTATTGAAACTGGAGGAAAGCGACCAACCGGTTTTGGTGTTGAAGACCTCAGATGATTCTATAGATGGGAAGGGTAGCGTGAAGTCGAACATATCTTCCACTCCTGCCAAATGGTACGCGTTTGGTGCATATGAGAAGACAGAAGTACCTACAAGCagtgacgacgaggaggaagacgaagacgaagacgaagaagaagaagaagaagaagaagaagaaaaagaaaagaagaagaaacaactggAAACGAACCCGTAG